A DNA window from Impatiens glandulifera chromosome 7, dImpGla2.1, whole genome shotgun sequence contains the following coding sequences:
- the LOC124945907 gene encoding protein transport protein Sec61 subunit beta-like — MALGAGPPRGSAAATANLRRRRTSSAGASGGAGGTMLQFYTDDAPGLKISPNVVMTMSIGFIAFVAVLHVMGKLYFARTDA; from the coding sequence ATGGCTTTAGGAGCAGGTCCCCCGAGAGGAAGTGCAGCAGCAACTGCTAAcctgaggaggaggaggactaGCAGTGCCGGAGCAAGTGGTGGTGCAGGGGGCACAATGCTACAATTCTACACAGATGATGCACCGGGATTGAAGATATCTCCCAATGTTGTTATGACTATGAGCATTGGGTTTATTGCTTTTGTGGCTGTGCTTCATGTCATGGGTAAGCTCTACTTTGCCCGCACAGATGCCTAA